AACTGCACGCTTCGGCGGCCAACGCGACAGGTCGTCGGCTTTCTCGCCCTCCGCGTGCTGACGGAGCCACTCATGACGGAAGCTAACTCCCCTCAACGTCGAACCGACGCGTCACCGACCCCCTTGCCGGTAGACGAGGCCGCCGACGTCGCCGAGCGAATCGTCGAGAACGTGGAGCGCGTCATCGTGGGTCATCACGACGTGACCGAACACATCGTGACCGCCATCCTCTCGCGGGGTCACCTCCTGCTGGACGACGTGCCCGGGGTCGGCAAGACCATGCTCGCGCGGTCGCTGGCCCGGTCCATCGACTGCGAGTTCTCGCGGGTCCAGTTCACGCCCGACCTGATGCCGACCGACGTGACCGGCGTGAACGTCTTCGACGAGCGAACTCGCGAGTTCGAGTTCCGTCCCGGCCCGGTGTTCGGCAACGTGGTTCTCGCCGACGAGATAAACCGGGCACCCCCGAAGACCCAGTCGGCACTGCTCGAAGCCATGGAGGAGGCGCAGGTCACGGTGGACGGCGAGACCTACGAACTCGACCAGCCGTTCACCGTCATCGCCACGCAGAACGACGTGGAGGCCGACCGGACCTACGAACTCCCCATCGCCGAGGTGGACCGATTCGCCAAACGGCTCACGCTCGGCTACCCCTCGCCCGAGGACGAATCGGAGGTCCTCCGACGCGTCACGGGCCGCCACCCCATCGAGGAACTCGAACCCGTGGCGACCGCCGAGGACGTACTGGCCGCCCGCGAGACGGTCGCTGCCGTGACCGCCGAGGAACCGGTTCGGGCGTACGTGACTCGGCTGGCGAACTACACCCGAGACCACGCCGACCTCGGGGTCAGTCCGCGCGGGTCCATCGCGCTCCTCCGGTCGGCGCAGGCCAGAGCGGTCCTCGACGGCCGCGACTACGTGGTTCCCGACGACGTGCAGGCCGAGGCTCAGAGCGTTCTCGCCCACCGAGTCCGGACCGCCGCGTCGTCGGGCGGCGCGTCGGGCCGCGAACTGATAGCCGAGGCGCTGGAATCGGTTCCGGTGGAGTGAGATGTTCACGCGACGCGGATGGGCGCTCGCCGTCGTCGCGGTCGGCGCGTTCCTGATGGCCGCGCGCTTCGGCGCCCGCTCGTTGAACGCGGTTGTCGGCCCGACGCTGGTCGCGCTCGCGGCCGGGTGGTTTCAGGTCAGGCGCGCCGGACAGCCCGAACTCCGGACCGAGACGCCCGAGTACGGGTTCGCGGGCGAGACCGCGACGGTGTCGCTCGACTTCCGGGCCGCCTCGCCGCTGGCGGCGACCGTCCGTCTCGACGTCGGCGACGGGTTGGACCTCGCGGACCCCGAGTTCGAGACCACCGTCGCCGACGGCACCGTCACCTTCGACGTGACGCTCCGGGACCGCGGATTCCAGTCGGTCGGCCCGGTCGAAGTCGTCGCGGAGGACGTGCTGGGCGTCTGGGAGGAGACGTACACCTACCCGGTCAACAACGAAATCGTCGTGTTCCCCGAGATTCACCGGCTGAGCGACGCCAGCGACCTCGCGTCGCTCCAGCGGCAGTTCGGTCTCGGTGGCCGCGACCGGTTCGACCAACTCAGAGCGTACGAGCGCGGCGACCCGCTCCGGGACGTTCACTGGAAGTCCAGCGCCAAGCGGCCCAACGAGGACCTCGTGGTGATGGAGTTCGAGGCCGACGAGGAGCGCCAGCAGGTCGAACTCCTCGCGGAGGCCGACGGCGGCCGGATGGACGACGTGGCGGAGGCCGCCGCCAGCATCCTGACGTACCTGCTCGACGCCGGACTCGCGGTCGGACTGACCGTCCCCGGCGGCCGGGTCGAACCCGGCACGGGCGAGGACCACCGGACCGAACTGCTGACGCTGTTGGCCCGGACGCACCCCGGAACGGTGAGCGAGAACCGCCGGGAGGGCATCGACGTCCTCGTACAGGGCCGAACAGACGAGGACGAGGTCCGCGTCACCGTCGGCGAGCGGACCGTCACCTTCGGTCAGTTGTCGGGTACGGGTGCGGAGGAGTCCGCCCCTAGCCGGACCGCGCTCGCCGACGGCGGCCGACCCTCCGGAGGTGAGTCACGATGAGCGCGGACGGTGCGAATTCCGACCGTGCGAGCGGAACGAGCACCAACAGCGCGGTCGGCCGAGAACTCGACCTCGGCGAGGTGACGGTGTCGTACCACTGGCTGGCGGTCGGGTCGCTGGCGGTCGTGATGGCCACTTACCTCGGCGTCCTCTACCACGTCACCGACATCGTGGGCGGGACGACGACCCTGCTGGCGCTCGTCGCGGCCACGCTCTTCGCCGGGGCGGCGGTCGCCCGTCGCCTCCGCCTCGCGCAGGCTAGCGCGCTCGCGGCGGGACTGCTCGCGCTCGGACTCGCCGCGTACTACCTGGCGGTGCCCAGCGCCTACCTCGTCGCGGCGTCGGTCGGGAAAATCGTGGCCGACAACGTGGCGCTACTCACCGGTCTGTCGGTCCTCCGGATGACCGAGGTCGGAGCGTGGGCGCTCGGCGTCGCCCCGGCGATGGTGTTCGCGCCGTGGTACCTCGTCCTGCGGCGGCGATACGCGCTTGCGGTCGGGGCGGCCGGGACAGCGATGGGATTCTTCGTCCTGACCGGCGACCTCGGCAACTTCGCCACGCTGGTCGGGTCGCTCGCGGCCGCCGCGACGCTCGGGTTCGGCACGCTCGCGCGCCGCGGCGGCACGTCCGCGCAGGTGGACACCTTGGCGGTCGTGCTCGTGGTGATGGTGGTCCTCGCCTCCACGGCCACCGTCGTTCCGGGCGGCGGCGCGAGTCCCGTCCTCCCCGGCGGCGGCGCGAGTCCGCCGACCGTCGAGGAGGCGTTCGTCACCAGCGGCGACCGGGTGTCCATCGTCGGGTCGATTCGGCTCTCGCCGAAGGTCCGATTCACGGTCGAATCCAGCGACGCCGACTACTGGCGGGTCGCGGCCTACGACCGCTAC
This portion of the Halorussus sp. MSC15.2 genome encodes:
- a CDS encoding MoxR family ATPase — protein: MTEANSPQRRTDASPTPLPVDEAADVAERIVENVERVIVGHHDVTEHIVTAILSRGHLLLDDVPGVGKTMLARSLARSIDCEFSRVQFTPDLMPTDVTGVNVFDERTREFEFRPGPVFGNVVLADEINRAPPKTQSALLEAMEEAQVTVDGETYELDQPFTVIATQNDVEADRTYELPIAEVDRFAKRLTLGYPSPEDESEVLRRVTGRHPIEELEPVATAEDVLAARETVAAVTAEEPVRAYVTRLANYTRDHADLGVSPRGSIALLRSAQARAVLDGRDYVVPDDVQAEAQSVLAHRVRTAASSGGASGRELIAEALESVPVE
- a CDS encoding DUF58 domain-containing protein, producing MFTRRGWALAVVAVGAFLMAARFGARSLNAVVGPTLVALAAGWFQVRRAGQPELRTETPEYGFAGETATVSLDFRAASPLAATVRLDVGDGLDLADPEFETTVADGTVTFDVTLRDRGFQSVGPVEVVAEDVLGVWEETYTYPVNNEIVVFPEIHRLSDASDLASLQRQFGLGGRDRFDQLRAYERGDPLRDVHWKSSAKRPNEDLVVMEFEADEERQQVELLAEADGGRMDDVAEAAASILTYLLDAGLAVGLTVPGGRVEPGTGEDHRTELLTLLARTHPGTVSENRREGIDVLVQGRTDEDEVRVTVGERTVTFGQLSGTGAEESAPSRTALADGGRPSGGESR